One Punica granatum isolate Tunisia-2019 chromosome 3, ASM765513v2, whole genome shotgun sequence genomic window carries:
- the LOC116199746 gene encoding protein NETWORKED 4A isoform X1, producing MKRLESRKSHSWWWDSHINPKNSRWLAENLEEMDQSVKRMLKLIVDDGDSFAKKAEMYYRKRPELISHVEEFYRMYRSLAERYDHLTVELRKNIPSDLQSQGSGISELGYETPSSLPSPDLRLARRKSGQQAAGFDFFLGAGGSSSDNFHREADESSSLTDSDPDCDASSVNNYSVISGNGGDQALQVRVFELENELLDTKEKLLQVQHEEASDAYWKDVIKNGSTFQDSSTFNVKYEEELRIAREKVHLSEEEISKLKFKLQKYESEALSANLLDGQSDVPLVEELKKLKEKLQDSTSEIDSLKKEIESGRSQGKNHKISDHLELAQKDAAGWKAKFSAERREVTKLQERLARLKSSLSDRDHEIRELKTAVSDAEEKIFPEKAEIKAEIARLMEECACMEEHLREWESRGRSMEEEIRKVKAEMLRVEERLNTEIQQLKADIIDRDQHILDLMRSFEAMQLEMAGLSDEVVALKTDVCSKDYQIAQINEQMHRLQGECAELIAASNRADGLAEELSSRVEELEGEVEKQRLAILEGAEEKREAIRQLCFSLEHYRSSYCKLRHAFLGHNNKQYRRTSVAY from the exons ATGAAGAGACTGGAATCGCGGAAGTCACATTCCTGGTGGTGGGATAGTCACATCAATCCCAAGAACTCGAGATGGCTTGCTGAGAATCTGGAGG AGATGGACCAAAGTGTGAAGAGGATGTTGAAGCTGATAGTGGACGATGGGGATTCTTTCGCGAAGAAGGCAGAGATGTACTACAGGAAAAGGCCCGAGCTTATCTCCCATGTTGAGGAATTCTATCGCATGTACAGGTCCCTAGCTGAACGATATGATCATCTTACTGTTGAATTGCGGAAGAATATCCCTTCAGATCTCCAATCCCAGGGGTCGGGCATATCTGAACTTGGTTATGAAACCCCATCGTCACTTCCTTCCCCTGACTTGAGGCTAGCCCGGCGTAAATCTGGGCAGCAAGCTGCTGGTTTTGACTTTTTCCTTGGTGCTGGTGGCAGCTCGTCAGATAACTTCCACAGGGAAGCAGATGAATCGTCTTCCCTCACTGATTCAGATCCTGACTGTGATGCTTCCTCTGTCAACAACTACTCGGTTATATCAGGGAATGGCGGTGATCAAGCATTGCAAGTGAGAGTATTTGAACTGGAAAATGAGCTCCTTGACACGAAAGAgaagcttcttcaagttcagCATGAAGAGGCTTCGGATGCTTACTGGAAGGATGTGATCAAGAATGGTAGCACTTTTCAAGATTCTTCAACTTTCAATGTTAAATATGAGGAGGAGCTCAGAATTGCAAGGGAGAAGGTGCATCTTTCGGAGGAAGAGATCTCAAAGTTGAAGTTTAAGCTCCAAAAGTATGAATCTGAAGCTCTTTCTGCTAATTTGCTGGATGGACAGTCGGATGTGCCTCTAGTGGAAGAGCTGAAGAAGTTAAAGGAAAAGCTTCAGGATTCTACGAGTGAGATTGATAGCCTGAAAAAGGAAATCGAAAGTGGCAGATCACAGGGAAAGAATCACAAAATATCGGACCACCTTGAGTTGGCTCAGAAAGATGCTGCTGGATGGAAAGCGAAGTTCAGCGCGGAGAGGAGAGAGGTCACCAAGCTTCAGGAAAGACTTGCAAGGTTGAAAAGCAGCTTATCAGACCGGGATCATGAGATCAGGGAACTTAAGACAGCAGTATCCGATGCTGAGGAGAAGATATTTCCTGAGAAGGCTGAGATTAAGGCTGAAATAGCTAGATTGATGGAGGAATGTGCTTGCATGGAGGAACATCTCAGAGAGTGGGAATCGCGTGGCCGTTCAATGGAGGAGGAAATCAGGAAGGTGAAGGCTGAGATGTTGCGAGTGGAAGAAAGACTTAACACTGAGATCCAGCAATTAAAGGCAGACATTATTGATAGAGATCAGCACATACTAGATTTGATGCGAAGCTTCGAAGCAATGCAATTGGAAATGGCTGGACTTAGTGATGAGGTTGTTGCGCTGAAAACAGATGTTTGCTCTAAGGACTATCAGATTGCCCAAATTAATGAGCAGATGCACCGATTGCAAGGGGAATGTGCAGAGCTCATTGCAGCTTCTAACAGGGCTGATGGATTGGCTGAAGAGTTGAGTTCGAGGGTGGAGGAACTGGAGGGAGAGGTTGAAAAGCAGAGGCTTGCGATTTTGGAAGGAGCAGAAGAGAAGCGAGAAGCCATCAGACAGCTGTGTTTCTCGTTGGAGCATTACAGGAGCAGTTATTGCAAGCTCCGCCATGCCTTCTTAGGGCATAATAACAAGCAATATAGGCGCACTTCAGTAGCTTATTGA
- the LOC116199746 gene encoding protein NETWORKED 4A isoform X2, with the protein MRRSNAEKKRMTQCLVMPEMDQSVKRMLKLIVDDGDSFAKKAEMYYRKRPELISHVEEFYRMYRSLAERYDHLTVELRKNIPSDLQSQGSGISELGYETPSSLPSPDLRLARRKSGQQAAGFDFFLGAGGSSSDNFHREADESSSLTDSDPDCDASSVNNYSVISGNGGDQALQVRVFELENELLDTKEKLLQVQHEEASDAYWKDVIKNGSTFQDSSTFNVKYEEELRIAREKVHLSEEEISKLKFKLQKYESEALSANLLDGQSDVPLVEELKKLKEKLQDSTSEIDSLKKEIESGRSQGKNHKISDHLELAQKDAAGWKAKFSAERREVTKLQERLARLKSSLSDRDHEIRELKTAVSDAEEKIFPEKAEIKAEIARLMEECACMEEHLREWESRGRSMEEEIRKVKAEMLRVEERLNTEIQQLKADIIDRDQHILDLMRSFEAMQLEMAGLSDEVVALKTDVCSKDYQIAQINEQMHRLQGECAELIAASNRADGLAEELSSRVEELEGEVEKQRLAILEGAEEKREAIRQLCFSLEHYRSSYCKLRHAFLGHNNKQYRRTSVAY; encoded by the coding sequence ATGAGAAGGTCAAATGCTGAGAAAAAGAGGATGACCCAATGTCTTGTGATGCCAGAGATGGACCAAAGTGTGAAGAGGATGTTGAAGCTGATAGTGGACGATGGGGATTCTTTCGCGAAGAAGGCAGAGATGTACTACAGGAAAAGGCCCGAGCTTATCTCCCATGTTGAGGAATTCTATCGCATGTACAGGTCCCTAGCTGAACGATATGATCATCTTACTGTTGAATTGCGGAAGAATATCCCTTCAGATCTCCAATCCCAGGGGTCGGGCATATCTGAACTTGGTTATGAAACCCCATCGTCACTTCCTTCCCCTGACTTGAGGCTAGCCCGGCGTAAATCTGGGCAGCAAGCTGCTGGTTTTGACTTTTTCCTTGGTGCTGGTGGCAGCTCGTCAGATAACTTCCACAGGGAAGCAGATGAATCGTCTTCCCTCACTGATTCAGATCCTGACTGTGATGCTTCCTCTGTCAACAACTACTCGGTTATATCAGGGAATGGCGGTGATCAAGCATTGCAAGTGAGAGTATTTGAACTGGAAAATGAGCTCCTTGACACGAAAGAgaagcttcttcaagttcagCATGAAGAGGCTTCGGATGCTTACTGGAAGGATGTGATCAAGAATGGTAGCACTTTTCAAGATTCTTCAACTTTCAATGTTAAATATGAGGAGGAGCTCAGAATTGCAAGGGAGAAGGTGCATCTTTCGGAGGAAGAGATCTCAAAGTTGAAGTTTAAGCTCCAAAAGTATGAATCTGAAGCTCTTTCTGCTAATTTGCTGGATGGACAGTCGGATGTGCCTCTAGTGGAAGAGCTGAAGAAGTTAAAGGAAAAGCTTCAGGATTCTACGAGTGAGATTGATAGCCTGAAAAAGGAAATCGAAAGTGGCAGATCACAGGGAAAGAATCACAAAATATCGGACCACCTTGAGTTGGCTCAGAAAGATGCTGCTGGATGGAAAGCGAAGTTCAGCGCGGAGAGGAGAGAGGTCACCAAGCTTCAGGAAAGACTTGCAAGGTTGAAAAGCAGCTTATCAGACCGGGATCATGAGATCAGGGAACTTAAGACAGCAGTATCCGATGCTGAGGAGAAGATATTTCCTGAGAAGGCTGAGATTAAGGCTGAAATAGCTAGATTGATGGAGGAATGTGCTTGCATGGAGGAACATCTCAGAGAGTGGGAATCGCGTGGCCGTTCAATGGAGGAGGAAATCAGGAAGGTGAAGGCTGAGATGTTGCGAGTGGAAGAAAGACTTAACACTGAGATCCAGCAATTAAAGGCAGACATTATTGATAGAGATCAGCACATACTAGATTTGATGCGAAGCTTCGAAGCAATGCAATTGGAAATGGCTGGACTTAGTGATGAGGTTGTTGCGCTGAAAACAGATGTTTGCTCTAAGGACTATCAGATTGCCCAAATTAATGAGCAGATGCACCGATTGCAAGGGGAATGTGCAGAGCTCATTGCAGCTTCTAACAGGGCTGATGGATTGGCTGAAGAGTTGAGTTCGAGGGTGGAGGAACTGGAGGGAGAGGTTGAAAAGCAGAGGCTTGCGATTTTGGAAGGAGCAGAAGAGAAGCGAGAAGCCATCAGACAGCTGTGTTTCTCGTTGGAGCATTACAGGAGCAGTTATTGCAAGCTCCGCCATGCCTTCTTAGGGCATAATAACAAGCAATATAGGCGCACTTCAGTAGCTTATTGA